From Paenibacillus physcomitrellae, the proteins below share one genomic window:
- a CDS encoding CD3324 family protein: MNYKNGKDVLPPRLLKELQDYIQGELVYIPKCDKKRALWGEISGSRKLIARRNEEIYRSYCAGNDVEELAESYHLSIDSIRKILTKMRSAQRAAATAAVGAHK, translated from the coding sequence GTGAACTACAAAAATGGGAAGGATGTGCTTCCCCCTAGGCTGCTGAAAGAACTTCAGGATTACATACAAGGCGAACTTGTCTACATTCCGAAATGTGACAAGAAACGCGCCCTCTGGGGTGAAATCAGCGGCTCGCGCAAACTGATTGCGCGTCGGAACGAGGAAATTTACCGTTCGTATTGTGCGGGGAACGACGTGGAGGAGCTCGCCGAGTCCTACCATCTGTCGATCGACAGCATCCGTAAGATCCTTACCAAAATGCGCTCAGCCCAACGGGCGGCGGCCACAGCCGCAGTAGGCGCGCATAAATAA
- a CDS encoding replication-associated recombination protein A, translating into MDLFSYSEQPEAGMGLLADRMRPTTLDEYIGQEHIIGKGKLLRRAIEADQVSSILLYGPPGCGKTTLAHIISRHTQGEFVRLNAVDASVKDVREVIERAQDAKALYGTKTILFLDEVHRFNSARQDALLPAVERGTIIFIGATTENPFHYVNGALLSRSTLFQLEALTKEHSLAAMRRALVDEEKGLGFMQLRVDEEALLHIASMANGDIRRALNALELAALTTPPEQDGTVHITLDVAEESIRRPIVKADESTQYDVLSAFHKSIRGSSDAALFWFLYAVEKLGMDPMVFLRRLIAAASEDIGLANPQAMVQAVSALDAYRTNGWPEARLNIAQAILFAVESPKSNAVVMAISRAMDAMDELKSAEVPLHLRDAHYKGAVKLGHVGYQYPHNFPGHYVKQQYLPDKLDGMNFYQATEQGSEAKIKHNQELRRRQDGQ; encoded by the coding sequence ATGGATTTGTTTTCTTATAGCGAGCAGCCGGAAGCCGGGATGGGTCTGTTAGCCGACCGGATGCGGCCGACAACGCTTGATGAATATATAGGACAGGAACATATTATCGGCAAAGGCAAGCTGCTGCGCCGGGCGATCGAAGCGGATCAGGTGTCCTCGATCCTGCTCTACGGGCCGCCGGGCTGCGGCAAAACGACGCTGGCGCACATCATTTCCCGGCATACGCAGGGAGAATTCGTGCGCCTGAACGCGGTGGACGCTTCCGTCAAGGACGTCCGCGAGGTGATTGAACGGGCGCAGGACGCCAAAGCGCTGTACGGCACGAAAACGATTTTGTTCCTGGACGAGGTGCATCGTTTTAACAGCGCCCGACAGGATGCTTTGCTGCCCGCCGTGGAGCGGGGCACGATTATCTTTATCGGCGCGACGACGGAGAACCCGTTCCACTATGTGAACGGGGCCTTGCTGAGCCGCTCGACGCTGTTCCAGCTGGAGGCCTTGACCAAGGAGCACTCGCTCGCCGCGATGCGGCGGGCGCTGGTGGACGAGGAGAAAGGCCTCGGCTTTATGCAGCTGCGCGTGGACGAGGAAGCGCTGCTGCATATCGCGTCCATGGCGAACGGCGATATCCGCCGCGCCTTGAACGCGCTGGAGCTGGCGGCGCTTACGACGCCGCCGGAGCAAGACGGCACCGTCCACATTACGCTGGACGTGGCCGAGGAATCGATCCGCCGCCCTATCGTCAAGGCGGATGAGTCTACGCAGTACGACGTGCTGTCTGCGTTCCACAAGAGCATCCGCGGCTCCAGCGACGCCGCGTTGTTCTGGTTTCTCTACGCCGTAGAGAAACTAGGCATGGACCCGATGGTGTTCCTGCGGCGGCTGATTGCCGCCGCCAGCGAGGACATCGGGCTTGCGAACCCGCAGGCCATGGTACAGGCGGTCAGCGCGCTCGACGCTTACCGGACCAATGGATGGCCTGAAGCCCGGCTGAACATCGCACAGGCGATTTTGTTCGCGGTGGAAAGCCCGAAATCGAATGCCGTGGTGATGGCGATTTCGCGGGCGATGGATGCGATGGACGAGCTGAAGTCGGCGGAAGTTCCGCTGCACCTGCGGGATGCCCATTACAAAGGCGCGGTGAAGCTGGGCCATGTCGGCTACCAGTACCCGCACAATTTTCCGGGGCATTATGTGAAGCAGCAGTATCTGCCGGACAAGCTGGACGGGATGAATTTCTACCAGGCTACCGAGCAGGGCAGCGAAGCGAAGATCAAACATAATCAAGAGCTGCGCCGCAGACAGGATGGGCAGTAA
- a CDS encoding alpha-mannosidase: protein MLNEKQIDRMLRKLTRFETTLEPLIFETIDQVAMRKFHTDRQWHHIPDDSRFEECLPGDHYQGEGTYCWFKGTYTVPSRYAGKALYIKPEIGGYEALLWVNNKPFGTFASKIVVTGHGNHYCDLLKQNAAAGEVIDIAIEYYAGHYVKGCMPFEELGMRSFDYEYGGVQICLMNEEIAEFYFDLKTLNQLVAELDANSFRRAEVVNALTEVHKVLYYSYEAVEPEDFFAALRKAGPYLKKALKATNSASAPFAGLIGHSHMDTAWLWHRDETIKKCARTYSNQISLMQRYPEYKFIQSSSYHTEMIRKHYPALFEDISQMVKEGRYEPNGAVWVECDCNLTSGESMIRQFLWGQRYTRQHFNYTSNAFWLPDTFGYSAAIPQIMKGCGVDYFLTTKLGWNDTTDFPYETFYWKGIDGTKVLTHFNKTHLWPDAASLIDYVVDGKHSRDPIREKTVNNMRLISYGFGDGGGGPQFEMIEMARRVQDLEGVPRSAHITAGEFMRQLEQSVVNPSTHTGELYLQLHRGTLTNQHNIKRNNRKAEFLLRDLEYVTVREAVQSGRIVSDEGIRPLMETLLVNQFHDTLPGTSIPKAHDQALTEMTELLQTGSKLLYERITVSPEAQTMSIINTLSFDRTDTVYLPVDGDWRVEGSYGQQIVEDLEGNRMLAVSGLTVPALSAVSLKLVPGEPAGVSPFAYAVDTLQTPFARVTFDEDGYIASFVDQRNGRELRGDGQPLNTFLMAEDVPQAWDNWDIDADIELKLAPSAKLLSRQIVANGAAEFRIRSQYRLSARSTLRQDMIFFASSPEVRFETVMDWQDEHRLLKTAFSTSILTDFVRQEVQFGYLRRPTTRNTSEEKAMFEVVNHKYSDLSENRYGVALLNDCKYGISVQDGEMRLTLHKGGMRPDFRGDKGVHACTYSFYPHDEGFGAASVIHPAYELNVRPIVVKGKVDGNQFASVDADNVLIEAIKPCEDAERAFILRLYEAEGTYTRTKLTLGGQAKAKEITNMLEETVEPLNGKSESELVFRPFEIKTVKVTY, encoded by the coding sequence ATGCTGAATGAAAAGCAGATCGACCGCATGCTGCGCAAATTAACGCGGTTTGAAACGACGCTGGAGCCATTGATCTTTGAAACGATTGACCAGGTGGCCATGCGCAAATTCCACACCGATCGGCAGTGGCACCATATTCCGGACGACAGCAGGTTCGAGGAATGCTTGCCCGGGGACCATTATCAAGGTGAAGGAACCTATTGCTGGTTTAAAGGAACCTACACCGTTCCTTCGCGATATGCAGGGAAGGCGCTCTACATCAAACCGGAAATCGGGGGTTATGAGGCGCTGCTGTGGGTGAACAACAAACCCTTCGGCACCTTTGCCAGCAAAATTGTCGTAACGGGACATGGCAACCACTATTGCGATCTGCTCAAGCAAAATGCGGCTGCGGGCGAGGTAATCGATATCGCTATCGAATATTACGCCGGGCATTATGTTAAGGGCTGTATGCCTTTCGAAGAACTCGGAATGCGCAGTTTTGACTATGAATACGGCGGCGTCCAAATCTGTCTGATGAACGAGGAGATCGCGGAGTTCTATTTTGATTTGAAAACGCTTAACCAGCTCGTCGCCGAATTGGACGCCAACAGTTTCCGGCGGGCCGAGGTCGTGAACGCGTTAACGGAAGTACATAAGGTGCTGTACTATTCGTATGAGGCGGTCGAACCGGAGGACTTTTTCGCCGCGCTGCGGAAAGCGGGTCCTTATCTCAAGAAGGCGCTCAAGGCTACGAACTCTGCGTCCGCACCGTTCGCCGGCTTGATCGGCCACTCGCATATGGATACGGCTTGGCTGTGGCATCGGGATGAAACGATTAAGAAATGTGCCCGCACTTATTCCAACCAGATCAGCCTCATGCAGCGTTATCCCGAATACAAGTTTATTCAAAGCTCCTCTTACCATACCGAAATGATCCGCAAGCATTACCCTGCCCTGTTCGAAGATATTTCCCAAATGGTGAAGGAAGGAAGATATGAGCCAAACGGCGCGGTGTGGGTGGAATGCGACTGCAATCTGACCTCGGGGGAATCGATGATCCGCCAGTTTCTGTGGGGACAGCGCTATACCCGGCAGCACTTCAATTACACCTCCAATGCATTCTGGCTTCCCGATACCTTTGGATACAGTGCGGCTATTCCGCAGATCATGAAAGGCTGCGGCGTCGATTATTTTCTGACGACCAAACTGGGCTGGAACGACACCACGGACTTTCCGTATGAAACTTTTTACTGGAAAGGCATCGACGGAACGAAGGTGCTCACCCATTTCAACAAAACGCATCTATGGCCTGATGCAGCCAGCCTGATCGACTACGTCGTGGACGGCAAACACAGCCGCGACCCGATCCGCGAGAAAACCGTGAACAACATGAGGCTAATTTCATACGGGTTTGGCGACGGCGGCGGCGGTCCGCAGTTTGAAATGATTGAAATGGCCCGCCGGGTTCAGGATTTGGAAGGCGTACCCCGCTCTGCCCACATCACGGCCGGAGAATTCATGAGACAGCTCGAGCAGTCGGTCGTGAATCCGTCCACCCATACCGGTGAGCTGTACTTGCAGCTGCATCGCGGAACGCTGACGAACCAGCACAACATCAAACGCAATAACCGCAAGGCCGAGTTCCTGCTGCGCGATCTCGAGTACGTTACGGTCCGCGAAGCGGTTCAGTCCGGCCGTATCGTCTCTGACGAAGGCATTCGCCCGCTGATGGAAACGCTGCTCGTGAACCAGTTTCATGACACACTGCCCGGTACTTCCATTCCGAAGGCGCATGACCAGGCCCTTACGGAAATGACCGAACTGCTGCAAACGGGAAGTAAGCTGCTGTACGAACGAATCACCGTGAGTCCGGAAGCCCAAACGATGTCCATCATCAATACGCTGTCTTTTGACCGCACGGACACGGTCTATCTGCCTGTCGACGGGGATTGGCGGGTCGAAGGCAGCTACGGGCAGCAGATAGTCGAAGACCTCGAGGGCAACCGTATGCTTGCGGTATCCGGCTTGACCGTACCAGCGCTGTCGGCGGTTTCTCTCAAGCTGGTTCCAGGCGAGCCGGCCGGTGTTTCTCCGTTCGCATATGCTGTTGATACGCTGCAAACGCCGTTCGCCCGCGTAACTTTTGATGAAGATGGTTATATCGCCTCGTTCGTGGATCAAAGAAACGGCCGGGAGCTGCGCGGCGACGGGCAACCGCTCAATACGTTCCTGATGGCTGAAGACGTCCCTCAGGCTTGGGATAACTGGGATATCGACGCCGACATCGAGCTGAAGCTGGCACCTTCCGCCAAGCTGCTGTCCCGCCAGATCGTCGCTAACGGAGCAGCCGAATTCCGGATTCGCAGCCAGTACCGGCTGTCGGCGCGCTCGACTTTGCGGCAGGATATGATTTTCTTTGCGTCGAGCCCGGAAGTACGGTTCGAGACCGTTATGGATTGGCAGGACGAACACCGTTTGCTCAAAACGGCGTTCAGCACGTCCATTCTGACTGATTTTGTCCGCCAGGAGGTGCAGTTCGGATATCTGCGCCGCCCTACAACGCGGAACACAAGTGAAGAGAAAGCCATGTTTGAGGTGGTCAATCACAAATACAGCGATCTGTCGGAGAATCGTTACGGAGTCGCCCTACTCAACGATTGCAAATACGGAATTTCCGTACAGGACGGCGAAATGCGGCTGACCCTGCATAAAGGCGGTATGCGTCCTGATTTCCGCGGAGACAAAGGCGTGCACGCCTGCACTTATTCGTTCTATCCGCATGACGAGGGTTTCGGCGCGGCTTCAGTCATCCACCCGGCTTATGAGCTGAACGTCCGGCCGATTGTCGTCAAGGGTAAAGTCGATGGAAACCAATTTGCGAGTGTCGACGCCGACAATGTGCTGATCGAAGCGATAAAACCATGCGAGGACGCTGAGCGTGCGTTCATCCTTCGTTTATACGAAGCGGAAGGAACCTACACGCGTACAAAGCTGACCCTTGGCGGTCAGGCCAAAGCAAAGGAAATAACCAACATGCTGGAAGAAACCGTAGAGCCGTTGAACGGAAAAAGTGAGTCCGAACTGGTCTTCCGGCCGTTCGAAATCAAAACGGTAAAAGTTACTTACTAA
- a CDS encoding extracellular solute-binding protein yields MMRRKVLAFLLAGVMLTTLAACSGNAPNNANSSGSPNAGTASTNSSKDNVELTVLSLPGNESGVATGWWAEEVKKATGVTLNFLPTGDQGEQKLQAMMASGSLPDIVVFKDYKQVQNAVDANMLAAYDDYKELVPNLYANAATSLKYYADNLSGGKGKSYGVGTKIKTDPETKGDSGPFIRYDLYKKVGAPPVNTLDDLLAVLKKMQDAEPTNADGQKVYGLSIWKDWDQSYMTMGMFAAPYMGSKIPDEKSLVEIHNVGGESKVESILSDDSAYMNFLHFLYQANQMGLLDPDSITQRFDDAVAKTTAGRVLFALDGWGTSDFSTVERQNQGIGFMPLPLGYTRTRTALQPVGVPWTMSVSASSKNIEKAMEFVNWNYSFDAARTTENGPKGVTWDTDANGKPALTQKYFDIQQHPDDVFADGKTYAKGASPLNALAFWGSSINPEDGAAVGNVFWDKSPYAPADTKLRLEWQADYGAYDMNSYLTKNADKTQTETVATYPTLSDDMVVLSSRIGDVVKTNSWKMVLAKNDAEYNELKDKMISDADKIGINDFVKWYTDEYKKAEDLAAEYSE; encoded by the coding sequence ATGATGCGGAGAAAAGTTTTGGCCTTTTTGCTTGCGGGTGTGATGCTGACCACCTTGGCGGCTTGCAGCGGCAATGCACCTAACAATGCCAATAGCTCGGGTTCGCCTAATGCTGGCACTGCAAGTACAAACAGTTCCAAAGACAATGTTGAGCTTACCGTATTAAGCTTGCCGGGCAATGAATCGGGCGTAGCGACGGGCTGGTGGGCGGAGGAGGTTAAGAAGGCTACAGGCGTAACGCTGAACTTTTTGCCTACCGGTGATCAGGGCGAACAGAAGCTGCAGGCGATGATGGCGAGCGGAAGCCTTCCGGATATCGTTGTATTCAAGGATTATAAGCAGGTGCAGAATGCAGTGGATGCTAATATGCTCGCCGCATACGATGACTATAAGGAGCTTGTCCCGAATCTTTATGCCAATGCGGCAACTTCATTGAAATATTACGCGGATAACTTGAGCGGAGGAAAAGGAAAATCTTACGGCGTTGGCACAAAGATCAAGACCGATCCTGAAACCAAAGGAGATAGCGGCCCGTTTATCCGGTACGATTTGTATAAAAAAGTTGGCGCTCCGCCAGTCAATACGCTGGATGACCTGCTGGCCGTGTTGAAGAAGATGCAGGATGCGGAACCCACGAATGCCGACGGACAGAAAGTTTACGGCTTGTCCATCTGGAAGGACTGGGACCAGTCTTATATGACCATGGGGATGTTCGCAGCGCCTTATATGGGCAGTAAAATTCCCGATGAAAAATCCCTGGTAGAAATTCATAACGTGGGTGGAGAGTCTAAGGTTGAATCCATCCTGAGTGACGACAGCGCTTATATGAACTTCTTGCATTTCCTCTATCAAGCCAATCAAATGGGGCTGCTGGACCCTGATTCCATTACGCAGCGTTTTGACGATGCCGTTGCAAAAACAACTGCAGGCCGAGTATTGTTTGCTCTTGATGGTTGGGGCACCAGCGATTTCTCTACTGTGGAAAGACAAAATCAAGGCATCGGGTTTATGCCGCTTCCGCTTGGTTACACAAGAACGCGTACGGCTTTGCAGCCGGTAGGTGTTCCGTGGACGATGTCTGTGAGTGCGTCTTCCAAGAATATTGAAAAAGCCATGGAATTTGTCAACTGGAATTATTCATTCGATGCTGCACGCACGACGGAAAATGGTCCAAAGGGCGTTACTTGGGATACCGATGCCAACGGCAAACCTGCTTTGACACAAAAATATTTTGATATCCAGCAGCATCCTGACGATGTGTTTGCTGACGGCAAAACCTATGCGAAGGGGGCTTCACCGCTGAATGCGCTTGCCTTTTGGGGCTCCAGCATTAACCCGGAAGACGGCGCTGCGGTAGGGAATGTATTTTGGGATAAATCGCCTTATGCCCCTGCCGATACCAAGCTCAGACTCGAGTGGCAAGCCGACTATGGAGCTTATGATATGAACAGCTATCTTACTAAGAACGCAGACAAAACACAAACGGAGACAGTAGCAACCTATCCTACCCTGAGCGACGATATGGTGGTTCTTTCCTCCAGAATCGGGGATGTTGTCAAGACCAACTCCTGGAAGATGGTGCTTGCCAAAAACGATGCCGAATATAATGAGCTCAAGGATAAAATGATCTCCGATGCGGATAAAATAGGGATCAATGATTTTGTGAAATGGTATACGGATGAGTACAAGAAGGCGGAGGACTTAGCAGCGGAGTATTCAGAATAA
- a CDS encoding carbohydrate ABC transporter permease yields the protein MKDLKYKLTTGDYVFNSINYVVLTLFTLTCVIPFYYLFINTISDNTLVTKGLIVWLPQGIHFANYIQILKIDGLFNSVLVSVGRTVLGTVLTLVGTTFLGYAFSRPEFWKRKIWYRFVLITMYFNAGIIPWYINMKNLGLLNNFLAYIIPSIVAPFSLILFKTYVESIPSSLEESADMDGAGYMTKYARLIMPLSKPIVATLAVFSAVGQWNSFTDTLFLMTDPKYYSLQYMLYQYLNESNALADSLRQAAAAGSQVNLATVLTPTGVKMTISMVVVIPILCVYPFLQRYFVNGIMLGAVKG from the coding sequence ATGAAGGATTTGAAGTACAAATTAACAACGGGTGATTATGTTTTCAATTCTATCAATTATGTAGTCTTAACGTTATTTACTCTTACTTGTGTGATCCCGTTTTATTATCTGTTCATCAATACAATCAGCGATAATACGCTGGTGACAAAAGGTCTTATTGTCTGGCTGCCCCAAGGGATTCATTTTGCAAACTACATTCAGATCCTCAAAATCGACGGGCTGTTCAATTCCGTCCTGGTTTCAGTCGGAAGAACGGTTTTGGGAACGGTGCTGACTTTGGTAGGCACGACGTTTCTGGGCTATGCCTTTAGCAGGCCCGAATTCTGGAAAAGAAAGATATGGTACCGTTTTGTCCTGATTACCATGTATTTTAATGCAGGAATTATACCGTGGTATATCAATATGAAGAACCTGGGGCTTTTAAATAACTTTTTAGCCTATATCATCCCGTCTATTGTAGCTCCGTTTTCCCTGATTTTGTTCAAAACCTATGTAGAGAGCATTCCCTCGTCCTTGGAGGAATCGGCGGATATGGACGGAGCGGGATATATGACCAAATATGCACGGCTGATCATGCCGTTATCCAAGCCGATTGTCGCCACCCTGGCTGTATTTTCTGCAGTGGGCCAGTGGAATTCATTTACGGATACGCTGTTTTTAATGACGGATCCGAAATATTACTCCTTGCAGTATATGCTGTATCAGTATTTGAATGAGTCCAATGCGCTGGCAGATTCGCTGAGACAAGCGGCGGCAGCGGGTTCACAGGTAAATCTGGCCACGGTTTTAACGCCGACAGGCGTCAAAATGACGATATCGATGGTGGTCGTGATCCCTATTTTATGTGTCTACCCATTTTTACAAAGGTATTTTGTAAACGGTATCATGCTCGGAGCTGTTAAAGGATAA
- a CDS encoding ABC transporter permease, with translation MVGFKRLLNQQGFRLFLMSSPLLILVFVFSYMPLYGWIYSFYDYKAGRDLFSTDFVGLKNFKMMFTDHYAVTNILRVMKNTLGMSFLGIVTSVFPMIFAILLSEIRNLRFRKTIQTLVTIPNFISWVLVYSIAYAMFSTNDGLLNRILINNGIRDEGINFLASGNHVWLTMLGYGIWKGLGWGAIIYIAALTNIDAEQYEAARIDGAGRLKMTWHITIPGLLPTFFVLLLLSIGNLLNNGMEQYFVFQNAMNKDSIEVLDLYVYNQGMVGYDYSFATAVGMLKSVVSVMLLFFANFLSKITRGESVM, from the coding sequence ATGGTTGGTTTTAAAAGGCTGCTGAATCAACAGGGTTTTAGACTGTTTCTTATGTCTTCGCCGCTGTTGATCCTGGTATTTGTATTTTCCTACATGCCGCTTTATGGATGGATCTACAGCTTTTATGATTACAAAGCGGGCAGGGATTTGTTTTCCACTGATTTTGTCGGTCTTAAAAATTTCAAAATGATGTTTACAGACCATTACGCGGTAACCAATATTTTACGTGTCATGAAAAACACGCTCGGAATGAGCTTTCTGGGCATTGTGACCTCTGTGTTTCCTATGATCTTCGCCATACTCCTATCAGAGATAAGAAATCTGCGATTCAGAAAAACCATTCAGACATTGGTAACCATCCCAAATTTCATCAGCTGGGTTCTGGTTTATTCCATTGCTTATGCCATGTTTTCTACCAATGACGGCCTTCTAAACCGAATACTGATCAATAACGGAATCCGGGATGAAGGCATCAATTTTCTGGCATCCGGCAATCATGTATGGCTTACCATGCTGGGTTACGGAATATGGAAGGGCCTGGGCTGGGGCGCAATTATATATATTGCCGCATTGACCAATATTGACGCTGAACAGTATGAAGCGGCCAGAATTGACGGGGCGGGCCGGTTAAAAATGACTTGGCATATCACGATTCCAGGCTTGCTGCCCACCTTTTTTGTTCTTTTATTGCTGTCGATCGGCAACCTGCTGAATAACGGGATGGAGCAATATTTTGTGTTCCAAAATGCCATGAATAAAGACTCCATCGAGGTTTTGGATCTTTATGTCTACAATCAGGGAATGGTGGGATACGATTATTCTTTCGCTACCGCAGTTGGCATGCTGAAATCGGTAGTCAGCGTCATGCTGCTGTTCTTTGCAAACTTCCTGTCGAAGATCACCAGAGGGGAATCCGTCATGTAA
- a CDS encoding GNAT family N-acetyltransferase — protein sequence MWADGSLVGFLGAFGSEPRRIRHTLYLVVGILQSYSGQGIGTRLFAEMEKWAADHDIHRLELTVMAHNERALALYRKAGFEVEGTKKDSIYVDGQYVDEFYMAKLI from the coding sequence ATCTGGGCTGATGGCAGCCTGGTCGGGTTTTTGGGCGCATTTGGTTCGGAACCGAGGAGGATCCGCCACACGCTTTATCTGGTGGTCGGAATTTTACAGTCTTACAGCGGTCAGGGGATTGGGACCCGTCTTTTTGCAGAGATGGAGAAGTGGGCGGCCGATCACGATATTCACAGGCTGGAGCTGACGGTGATGGCCCATAACGAGCGGGCGCTGGCCTTATACCGGAAGGCAGGTTTTGAGGTCGAGGGTACCAAAAAAGATTCTATTTATGTCGATGGGCAATATGTGGACGAATTCTATATGGCGAAGCTCATTTAA
- a CDS encoding GntR family transcriptional regulator, which produces MPKQTNKLLYQIIKDEILSRIENQQFSYDEPICTEKSLSEQYGVSRITSKRAIDDLENEGVLYRKRGVGSFVRRPEPGESPSPSGTPSAEVRTGGKTVPLILPFAQFQGGIFRIVEAATKRLENHDYHLAVHICEPDDQKMRSLLLHLYSQHVETLIWYPKGKEMYLDILKKFTDDGTSVIILDKPHDISYLSSVVCDNFGGGYQLTSHLIDYGHRNIAYLSGIPVSEVPSLSDRFKGFSQCMKDRGLEVNPEFLKIGLSSDYHMLKHVVNGLYKSGVTAIECENDEVAFNVYMCCRSLSIQVPAQMNITGFDNIEWAVTGSAQITTVDQNFAAIGEEIADLILSGDPKPVSKTVPVRLVPRASTGPTNA; this is translated from the coding sequence ATGCCAAAACAAACGAACAAATTATTATATCAAATCATAAAAGATGAAATTCTCTCCCGGATCGAAAATCAACAGTTTTCCTATGACGAGCCGATCTGCACGGAGAAAAGTCTGTCAGAGCAATACGGTGTCAGCCGCATTACCTCCAAACGGGCGATTGACGATTTGGAGAATGAAGGTGTGCTTTACCGTAAACGCGGAGTAGGCAGTTTTGTACGCCGTCCGGAGCCTGGAGAATCCCCCTCCCCAAGCGGAACCCCTTCCGCAGAAGTTCGGACAGGGGGTAAAACCGTGCCTCTGATTCTTCCATTTGCCCAGTTCCAGGGAGGCATCTTCCGCATCGTCGAAGCGGCGACCAAACGGCTCGAGAACCATGACTATCATCTCGCCGTCCACATCTGCGAGCCGGATGACCAAAAGATGAGAAGCTTGCTGCTTCACTTGTATTCGCAGCATGTCGAAACCCTCATTTGGTATCCGAAGGGGAAAGAAATGTATCTCGATATTTTAAAAAAATTTACGGATGACGGAACAAGCGTCATCATTCTGGATAAACCGCACGATATCAGCTACTTGAGCAGCGTAGTCTGCGATAATTTCGGGGGAGGCTATCAGCTGACCAGCCATCTGATCGACTACGGTCATCGCAACATCGCTTATCTGTCAGGGATACCGGTCAGTGAAGTGCCCAGTTTGTCCGACCGCTTCAAAGGCTTCTCGCAGTGCATGAAAGACCGGGGTCTTGAAGTGAATCCCGAGTTTCTGAAAATCGGCCTGAGTTCCGACTACCATATGCTCAAGCATGTCGTCAACGGTCTTTACAAATCAGGGGTTACCGCAATCGAATGCGAAAACGACGAGGTGGCCTTCAATGTCTACATGTGCTGCCGGAGTCTGTCTATCCAGGTTCCTGCGCAAATGAACATCACGGGGTTTGATAACATCGAATGGGCAGTAACCGGCAGTGCACAAATTACGACGGTCGACCAAAATTTTGCCGCCATCGGCGAGGAGATCGCCGATCTCATTTTGAGTGGCGATCCGAAGCCCGTATCCAAGACGGTGCCCGTGCGCCTCGTGCCAAGGGCATCCACCGGGCCGACGAACGCCTAA